One segment of Theobroma cacao cultivar B97-61/B2 chromosome 9, Criollo_cocoa_genome_V2, whole genome shotgun sequence DNA contains the following:
- the LOC108663250 gene encoding uncharacterized protein LOC108663250: MRGVKSDLSFTCLMKLVEDVVGVNSEFDEIELLALISGTVECVMPLSSENRTIKDNNVRLEGDTAMLEDNTTFDEGNEDLFATGEDRFDDNSDDWLEEWHDDSAERFSFQTIATEESTGVDDRLYKERMFSLKAKLKPALNMLVIKEKFVIRVKRSCQGRYEVGCKDKACKFSFCGTKLPDRGEYWQVRTFQKVHTCTADGLQGRFSTTSAKIIGELMSHKLRANGVTLRLKDIMCEIRVQWGLECLYGKAWQAKEYAERLVFDPPEESFQLLPSDVMHPTIAIDVTHLKGRFKGVLFVIVCKDANECVYPATFGIGHIEDEDSWTWFLGKLRDAIYCYATMPLQ; the protein is encoded by the exons ATGCGGGGGGTTAAGAGTGATTTGTCGTTTACATGCTTGatgaagctggttgaagatgttgttggggTAAACTCAGAATTTGATGAGATTGAGTTACTTGCATTGATCA GTGGAACTGTAGAGTGTGTAATGCCATTGTCAAGTGAGAATAGGACAATTAAGGATAATAATGTGAGGTTGGAAGGTGACACTGCGATGCTGGAGGATAATACTACATTTgatgagggaaatgaggatttgttcGCTAccggtgaagatagatttgatgaCAATTCAGATGATTGGCTTGAAGAATGGCATGATGATA GTGCAGAAAggttttccttccaaacaattGCCACTGAAGAGTCGACAGGTGTCGATGATCGCTTATACAAAGAAAGGATGTTTTCGTTGAAGGCCAAGTTGAAACCAGCTCTGAACATGTTGGTTATAAAGGAGAAGTTTGtgataagagtaaaaaggtcatgtCAAGGTCGTTATGAGGTTGGTTgcaaggacaaggcatgcaagttcagtTTTTGTGGAACAAAGTTACCTGATagaggagaatattggcaagtGCGGACGTTTCAGAAAGTACACACTTGTACTGCTGATGGTTTGCAAGGGCGATTTTCAACTACGAGTGCAAAGAtaattggtgaacttatgtcacacaagCTTCGAGCTAATGGAGTCACATTGAGACTTAAGGACATAATGTGTGAGATAAGGGTTCAGTGGGGATTGGAATGCTTGTATGGTAAGGCTTGGCAAGCGAAGGAGTATGCGGAGAGGCTTGTTTTCGATCCACCAGAGgagtcatttcaactactaccctc ggatgtaatgcatCCTACGATTGCAATTGACGTGACACATCTCAAAGGCAGGTTCAAGGGTGTTCTGTTTGtcattgtatgcaaagatgcAAACGAGTGCGTATATCCAGCTACGTTTGGCATCGGCCatattgaggatgaagacTCATGGACGTGGTTTCTTGGCAAGCTGCGTGATGCG ATTTACTGCTATGCAACCATGCCATTGCAGTAA